One region of Pseudomonas glycinae genomic DNA includes:
- a CDS encoding retron St85 family RNA-directed DNA polymerase: MILYDFRKHISEVLSLSEHDVARLIVRAPYAYKRYFIPKKSGGMRPIAQPAKETKVIQGILIESLFAQLPVHECAAAYKQGSSIKDNAERHRQNSYIAKFDFSNFFGSITELDLIKHLSYVLCGKLTAQSIKDIARVSCVRERSTSRLALSIGAPSSPILSNSIMYYFDLAMEGWCRDRSIVYSRYADDLTFSTNDKGVMFDVEAFILEVLENIPYPRLKINSEKTVYASKKRQRRITGLIITNDNNVSLGRDKKRLISSMIHHYVQNKLDEESILHLQGLMGFAQDIEPLFVAKMRGKYTGKIISDLLRQRGKRIK, encoded by the coding sequence ATGATCCTGTATGACTTTCGCAAGCATATCTCAGAAGTGTTATCCTTGTCTGAGCATGATGTAGCTCGACTGATAGTAAGAGCACCATATGCATACAAACGTTATTTTATACCCAAAAAATCTGGTGGCATGAGGCCTATTGCACAGCCCGCTAAAGAAACCAAAGTAATACAAGGTATTCTTATCGAAAGTTTGTTTGCTCAGCTTCCGGTTCACGAATGCGCTGCAGCATATAAACAGGGTTCAAGCATAAAGGACAACGCAGAGCGGCATAGGCAAAATAGTTATATTGCTAAGTTTGATTTTTCAAACTTTTTCGGATCCATAACTGAATTGGATTTGATAAAGCATTTGTCTTACGTGCTATGTGGGAAATTAACAGCGCAAAGCATAAAGGATATCGCGCGAGTCAGTTGCGTTAGAGAGCGATCTACTTCGCGGCTTGCTCTAAGTATTGGAGCTCCAAGCTCGCCAATTTTGTCGAATTCAATAATGTATTATTTTGATCTGGCAATGGAAGGTTGGTGCAGGGATCGAAGTATAGTCTATTCCCGGTATGCCGATGATTTGACGTTCTCAACGAATGATAAGGGTGTAATGTTTGACGTGGAAGCCTTCATTTTGGAGGTGCTTGAAAATATTCCCTATCCAAGACTTAAAATAAATTCGGAAAAAACAGTGTATGCCTCTAAGAAAAGGCAGCGCCGAATTACTGGACTAATTATAACCAATGATAACAATGTTTCTTTAGGTCGAGATAAGAAGCGATTAATTAGCTCGATGATTCACCATTATGTGCAAAATAAATTAGATGAGGAGTCAATACTCCATCTTCAAGGGTTGATGGGGTTTGCTCAAGATATTGAACCTCTGTTTGTCGCAAAAATGAGGGGGAAATATACAGGGAAAATCATTTCGGACTTGCTTAGGCAAAGAGGAAAAAGAATAAAGTAA
- a CDS encoding retron St85 family effector protein has product MDPRQRILADVDLEQSKVHFSKNPIVLLCGGHVPEKEHADADEPPVRSLRDAVKRKALQMAVSPHIFRPEEIKSWHEDGVFRNLMDFEADLGSVCSLVAIAVESEGAIAELGAFSQLPDFNKKLIVFVPEEYAGASSFINLGILRHIKEKHGTGVKIYPWSPKFPNDISDDVVSDVLEDIAAEILELQKTQAFNVHNNIHLIVLIYELLRLFVALKEKELIDSIRSLGREVHRDDLRRKLFLLQEFRLVRKIEYSDSTFYACDDDTFHSLRFVLKSGMAVDPLRLRVECVDYYKITAAERNRNRAIDRAKLGGHK; this is encoded by the coding sequence ATGGATCCGCGACAAAGAATTCTTGCAGACGTTGATCTTGAGCAGAGCAAGGTTCATTTCTCAAAAAATCCAATCGTTTTACTTTGCGGGGGACATGTTCCGGAAAAGGAACATGCGGACGCTGACGAGCCTCCAGTCCGTTCTCTTCGCGATGCAGTGAAGCGCAAAGCGCTTCAAATGGCTGTGTCACCGCATATATTCCGCCCCGAAGAAATAAAGTCTTGGCACGAAGATGGTGTCTTCAGAAACCTGATGGATTTCGAAGCCGATCTCGGTAGTGTGTGCTCATTGGTGGCTATCGCAGTTGAAAGCGAAGGTGCGATTGCTGAGCTGGGAGCATTTTCTCAGTTGCCAGACTTCAATAAAAAATTGATTGTTTTTGTTCCTGAAGAATATGCGGGTGCTAGCTCATTTATCAATCTTGGTATTCTTCGCCATATTAAAGAAAAGCATGGCACAGGAGTAAAAATTTATCCTTGGAGTCCAAAATTTCCAAATGACATATCTGATGATGTAGTAAGCGATGTTCTTGAGGATATTGCTGCGGAAATATTAGAGCTTCAAAAAACCCAGGCGTTCAATGTTCATAATAATATTCATCTTATTGTGCTGATTTATGAATTGCTCAGATTGTTTGTCGCCCTTAAGGAAAAAGAGCTGATTGATTCAATAAGAAGCTTAGGTCGTGAGGTGCATAGGGACGACCTAAGGCGAAAGCTTTTTCTTCTTCAGGAATTCAGACTTGTAAGAAAGATTGAGTATAGTGATTCAACGTTTTATGCATGTGATGATGATACTTTCCATAGCCTTCGCTTCGTCTTAAAGTCAGGTATGGCTGTTGACCCTTTGCGATTGCGTGTTGAATGTGTTGATTATTATAAAATAACAGCGGCAGAAAGGAACCGAAACAGAGCGATTGATCGTGCGAAACTGGGAGGCCATAAATGA